A segment of the Kazachstania africana CBS 2517 chromosome 2, complete genome genome:
ATTGCCAATATTTGTAACTAGTAGCAAACCcgatgaattttttattttgcaTGTTGAATGTAACGTAGAGTTCCCAATTAGGCTCATCTTCATAATTGATATATGTAGCGGcttcaatgaataataGTGTGAAAATTTGtattcttttgaataatttattaattttattatcacTGTATCCATTCAGTTTGAATTTATAAAcaccaaaaatttcaccTTTTAATTCATACTCATCAACCTTGAATTTGGAATCAGGTAGTGTGTAACGAGATCTCTCATCCTGGAAACAGTCAATccatttaatttcatccttATAGATAATATCATCTACAggtaaaaatttcattatcttctcTTTAACATCTCTCTCTATTGAaacatcatcattcaaaattgattcacatttaatattcaaaaaaggTTTCATAGTAATTGAATCGAAAACTAAATGAATCACGAGATCTTTAAACCCAAATATCTCTTCTTTATCTCCATATATAGGATAAGTGAAAAGTGGCTTGAATTGAATAgctttatcttcttcatcgatAATAGAAATCTTCAACGCCTCATTCGACGATATGGTCCACGTTTCTGGCCTGAAACCATCCATTCTTGTAGTCCTCCTTTCTCGCCTTTAAATAAACGttatttatcaatttttggattttttttttttaactttaacgaaatatataaattagCAAGCATTCATCTCAATAGAAAAGTACCAGATTTTGGGTACAACAAGcaatgaaaagatttgGTGTATCAGCTTTCGATTCTCCGTCTTTtgataacaataataataataaaacatCATCAATAGATAAGAAATCAATCGAATTGGATGAGcaacttcaaatatttcaaggTAAATTAGTTGAATTCTCCAAGAAACATAATGCAGAGCTACAAAAGAATCCGAATTTTAGATCAAAATTCTTATCAATGTGTAGCAAAATTGGTGTCGATCCTTTAAATCTTTATGACAAAGATACTCACCTATTTAACGTGGATGATTTTTATTACGAAATTTGTTGTAAAATTGTCAAATTTACTAGGATCTTAAATAGTGGTatcatttcatttaaagaattattgaacaaaattcaaattgaatcGCAAAATACAAACATTAATTTGCATGATATAGAAAAGGCAATCAATATGCTTCTTACCCTAGATAGTGGGTTCGAAATAATCACtttaaaacaaaataaaaagttcttgaaatttttaccCATTGAATTGACTGTGGACCAgtttaaaatattagaaatttGCTCTATCCTTGGTTACGCAAGTATATCACTACTCAAAGCAAATTTGAGTTGGAAATCAATGAGATGTAAGGCAATACTGAATGAAATGGTTGCTAATGGTTTACTTTGGATTGATGACCAGGACTCTAATGAATTATTGTATTGGGATCCTTCTTGGATAACCAGGTCTATCAATTAgattcttttttatttttaatgacaTATATAgtttatttattctttatttcttcttatccTTACGTTGTTTGAATTTGGCATTTATGGTTTCAACTGTTTGCATCACTTCTCTGTCCATCATCTTCTCATATTTGTTCACAATCTTACCTTTACCATCACCCAAGTTTATTCTTGTTTTATCCGTGAAATCAACGTCTTCAAAATGCAATATTTGCTTGAAAACCTCTGCAACTTTTGTCTTGATCTGATAATTTAAAGTTAATGCGTCTACGGCTTTACCATATTTAATGGACTTATAATCATCTACGTTTGTTTCAATCCATTCAACGTCATCAGGAAATTTACAGTcgtataataataaaggAACATCGCTTGCCATCTCGTAAATTGGCTTCTGAGGTGTCTTCACAACGTCCATCATATCTGGAATTAATTGTGGttcttccaattcttgCCCTACTAGGAATAAGTTTGCCATCATACAGCGAACTTGGTGCCACAAAAATGCTGAGCCAATCAAGTCGAAACAgtaaaaattatttgatatttttaaaattttagCGCTCAATATCGTCCTTTTATAATTCGTAATCTGTTTGGACCCATCAATCttacaaaaatttctaaagTCATGCTCTCCTTCAAAAAACTTGGCAGCTTCTTCCATTTTAGTGAGGTTCAAACCAGAGTTGtggaaaatatatttataatgaCGTGCTTTACAACTGAATCTTGCATCGAATCCTGGTGGTGGTCTCAATGAAACAGCAAATACCCTAATGTCAGCTGGCAATAACTGATTCAAAATAGTAACGTATTGGATCTCTCGGACATCATTTTGTGGATCCAtctgttcttcttcagtcAAATTAGATCTTACCCTTAGAGATATAACCTGGTTCATAGCACTGACACCTTTGTCAGTTCTTCCACATCTGCTGAAATTGTATTCTTGGGGTACCATAGATGGTATTAGTTTGCATTTGTTCATAGCTTCTAGGATTGTTCCTTCTACGGTTGGTAGCTTGGTTACTTCCTTTTGAATGGCTAAACCAT
Coding sequences within it:
- the HAT1 gene encoding histone acetyltransferase catalytic subunit HAT1 (similar to Saccharomyces cerevisiae HAT1 (YPL001W); ancestral locus Anc_8.90) codes for the protein MDGFRPETWTISSNEALKISIIDEEDKAIQFKPLFTYPIYGDKEEIFGFKDLVIHLVFDSITMKPFLNIKCESILNDDVSIERDVKEKIMKFLPVDDIIYKDEIKWIDCFQDERSRYTLPDSKFKVDEYELKGEIFGVYKFKLNGYSDNKINKLFKRIQIFTLLFIEAATYINYEDEPNWELYVTFNMQNKKFIGFATSYKYWQYEGNETFDKDTRYKYNGKISQFLILPPYQHCGHGSLLYESLYKGWLKDDGIIEITVEDPNENFDDLRDRNDLKMLSREGFFQELYDKVDEKELLDTEWIDDKRLKYKIEKRQFDRIIEMILLHMGLVTNFERQVKMRIYLKNYESLMEFEDDEDKKNAIMQSFDLLKEDYERILSACEF
- the SNF8 gene encoding ESCRT-II subunit protein SNF8 (similar to Saccharomyces cerevisiae SNF8 (YPL002C); ancestral locus Anc_8.89), with protein sequence MKRFGVSAFDSPSFDNNNNNKTSSIDKKSIELDEQLQIFQGKLVEFSKKHNAELQKNPNFRSKFLSMCSKIGVDPLNLYDKDTHLFNVDDFYYEICCKIVKFTRILNSGIISFKELLNKIQIESQNTNINLHDIEKAINMLLTLDSGFEIITLKQNKKFLKFLPIELTVDQFKILEICSILGYASISLLKANLSWKSMRCKAILNEMVANGLLWIDDQDSNELLYWDPSWITRSIN
- the DEG1 gene encoding pseudouridine synthase DEG1 (similar to Saccharomyces cerevisiae DEG1 (YFL001W); ancestral locus Anc_8.88), yielding MVSFSNFFKCARKTPIVGGSAGSATDGSKYAKWSKEQLVERIIELERDNIPNKRRIDTVAIADSKSKKKVKKNRKKEFDYSNYSTRFIALKFAYLGWNYNGLAIQKEVTKLPTVEGTILEAMNKCKLIPSMVPQEYNFSRCGRTDKGVSAMNQVISLRVRSNLTEEEQMDPQNDVREIQYVTILNQLLPADIRVFAVSLRPPPGFDARFSCKARHYKYIFHNSGLNLTKMEEAAKFFEGEHDFRNFCKIDGSKQITNYKRTILSAKILKISNNFYCFDLIGSAFLWHQVRCMMANLFLVGQELEEPQLIPDMMDVVKTPQKPIYEMASDVPLLLYDCKFPDDVEWIETNVDDYKSIKYGKAVDALTLNYQIKTKVAEVFKQILHFEDVDFTDKTRINLGDGKGKIVNKYEKMMDREVMQTVETINAKFKQRKDKKK